A genomic stretch from Methylorubrum extorquens includes:
- a CDS encoding conserved protein of unknown function (Evidence 4 : Unknown function but conserved in other organisms): MSYAVKELFHTLQGEGAQAGRAAVFCRFSGCNLWSGREEDRAGAACRFCDTDFVGMDGEGGGRFASAEILADAIAATWAGGTSNRYVVFTGGEPLLQLDEALIAAVHARGFEVAVETNGTLPAPPGIDWICVSPKAGNPLVQTSGDELKLVFPQAEAEAAPERFSDLPFRHHFLQPMDGPDAAAHTAAAVAYCRSNARWRLSLQTHKIIGIP, encoded by the coding sequence ATGTCCTACGCGGTCAAGGAACTCTTCCACACACTTCAGGGCGAGGGCGCCCAGGCCGGGCGCGCGGCGGTGTTCTGCCGGTTTTCCGGCTGCAATCTCTGGTCCGGCCGCGAGGAGGACCGGGCGGGTGCCGCCTGCCGCTTCTGCGACACCGATTTCGTCGGGATGGACGGAGAGGGCGGCGGGCGCTTCGCCTCCGCCGAGATCCTGGCGGACGCGATCGCCGCGACTTGGGCCGGGGGGACGTCTAACCGCTACGTCGTGTTCACCGGCGGCGAGCCGCTGCTGCAACTCGACGAGGCGTTGATCGCGGCCGTCCATGCCCGCGGCTTCGAGGTCGCGGTGGAGACCAATGGGACGCTACCCGCGCCGCCCGGGATCGACTGGATCTGCGTGAGCCCCAAGGCCGGCAACCCGCTGGTCCAGACCTCGGGCGACGAGTTGAAGCTCGTCTTCCCGCAGGCGGAGGCCGAGGCCGCGCCGGAGCGTTTCTCGGATTTGCCCTTCCGACATCATTTCCTGCAGCCGATGGACGGCCCGGACGCGGCCGCCCACACCGCGGCGGCGGTGGCCTATTGCCGGTCGAACGCCCGCTGGCGGCTCTCGCTCCAGACGCACAAGATCATCGGGATTCCGTGA
- a CDS encoding protein of unknown function (Evidence 5 : Unknown function) yields the protein MWSWRIMDRAPRDGRWIIAINRREPDRRAVIRWDPRSSSDSEPWRVASCDHGYASDAFTDWMPFPPWPAQGEHADAGQSEIQAALGGETVPTGL from the coding sequence ATGTGGAGCTGGCGGATCATGGATCGGGCGCCCCGCGACGGCCGCTGGATCATCGCCATCAACCGGCGCGAGCCGGACCGCCGCGCCGTCATTCGCTGGGATCCGCGCAGTTCCAGTGACAGCGAGCCCTGGCGGGTCGCTTCGTGCGACCATGGCTACGCGTCGGACGCGTTCACGGATTGGATGCCCTTTCCACCTTGGCCAGCTCAGGGCGAACACGCAGATGCGGGCCAGAGCGAGATTCAGGCGGCGCTCGGCGGTGAGACGGTGCCGACCGGGTTGTAA
- a CDS encoding putative hydroxylase (Evidence 3 : Putative function from multiple computational evidences; Product type e : enzyme), which translates to MKISCVGAGPAGLYFAIVMKRRNPNHEIVVHERNPAGTTHGWGVVFWEDLLATLRTNDPDSAQAIADQAVPWSGQVVDVEGQPPLHHGGGGYGLCRRRLLQILIERALALGVDVRFESEISELSQVADADLIVAADGVASPLRRHRADQFRPQIEAGRNKYLWLATTQRFPSFTFGFVPTSAGWVWFHAYSFKEGMSTFIVECAPETWKGLGLGTMRADAELRLLESIFAKHLDGHELISRDGQGHTLPWSSFRRLVNRRWRADNLVLIGDAAHTTHFTIGSGTRLAIDDAIALASALSEHDSLPRALDAFDRRRQRALARVQRDARLSAEWFENLPRYIRYNAPAFFTLLLARRSRLLKRIPARTYLYLRGQYTKLTGRAAAPLGRIGGPAHPFGSKAKCGIAGAEPGAPRH; encoded by the coding sequence ATGAAGATCTCATGCGTCGGTGCGGGGCCTGCCGGACTGTATTTCGCGATCGTGATGAAGCGGCGCAACCCGAACCATGAGATTGTCGTCCACGAGCGAAACCCAGCGGGAACGACGCATGGCTGGGGCGTCGTCTTCTGGGAGGATCTTCTTGCCACCCTGCGGACCAACGATCCGGACAGCGCGCAGGCGATCGCGGATCAGGCGGTTCCCTGGTCCGGGCAAGTGGTCGACGTCGAGGGGCAACCGCCGCTTCACCACGGAGGCGGGGGCTACGGCCTCTGCCGTCGTCGCCTCCTGCAGATCCTCATCGAGCGGGCGCTCGCGCTCGGCGTCGACGTGCGGTTCGAGAGCGAGATCAGCGAGCTGAGTCAGGTCGCTGATGCCGACCTCATCGTGGCGGCCGACGGTGTCGCGAGTCCGTTGCGTCGGCACCGCGCGGATCAGTTCCGGCCGCAGATCGAAGCCGGCCGCAACAAATACCTCTGGCTCGCAACGACACAGCGTTTCCCGTCCTTCACGTTCGGATTCGTTCCGACCAGCGCCGGATGGGTCTGGTTTCATGCCTACTCCTTCAAGGAGGGAATGAGTACGTTCATCGTGGAATGCGCACCGGAGACGTGGAAGGGGCTCGGTCTTGGCACGATGCGCGCGGATGCCGAGCTGCGGCTACTGGAAAGCATATTTGCCAAGCATCTCGACGGGCACGAACTGATCAGCCGCGATGGCCAGGGCCACACGCTGCCATGGTCGAGCTTCCGCAGGTTGGTCAACCGAAGGTGGCGCGCGGACAACTTGGTGCTGATCGGCGACGCCGCGCATACGACACATTTCACGATCGGTTCGGGAACGCGTCTGGCCATCGACGACGCGATCGCGCTCGCCTCGGCCTTGAGCGAGCACGACAGCCTTCCCCGCGCCCTCGACGCGTTCGACCGTCGACGCCAACGCGCACTCGCTCGGGTGCAACGGGATGCGCGCCTGAGTGCGGAATGGTTCGAGAACCTTCCGCGCTACATCCGCTACAACGCACCCGCCTTCTTCACGCTCCTGCTCGCGAGGCGCTCTCGTCTGCTGAAGCGGATACCTGCGAGAACATACCTGTATTTGCGTGGTCAATATACCAAGCTGACGGGTCGTGCGGCCGCACCTCTCGGGCGAATCGGCGGACCGGCGCACCCGTTCGGATCAAAAGCCAAATGCGGCATCGCCGGAGCCGAACCGGGAGCCCCCCGCCATTGA
- a CDS encoding conserved protein of unknown function (Evidence 4 : Unknown function but conserved in other organisms) — MPPDSTTPDAAALRLDHSSVEELNLALRHYRRLMIRLPLILVLGFAAAIGLSYLGTALSPPYGVYILGWDLLTWGLLGVLAVLFAEFWWEGRQIGRALNSLEMQSAPIASLLGGQALIGERAREHGMKPGPFNGPLRPITKRQPG, encoded by the coding sequence ATGCCGCCTGATTCCACAACGCCGGACGCCGCGGCGCTCAGGCTCGATCACTCCTCCGTCGAGGAACTCAACCTCGCCCTGCGCCACTACCGGCGCCTGATGATCCGCCTGCCCCTGATCCTCGTCCTCGGCTTCGCGGCAGCGATCGGCCTGTCGTATCTCGGGACCGCGCTGTCGCCACCCTACGGCGTGTACATCCTCGGGTGGGATCTCCTGACCTGGGGGCTACTCGGGGTCCTCGCCGTTCTCTTCGCCGAATTCTGGTGGGAGGGGCGGCAGATCGGGCGGGCCCTCAATAGCCTCGAGATGCAGTCCGCGCCGATCGCCTCCTTGTTGGGCGGACAGGCTCTGATCGGGGAGCGTGCCCGCGAACACGGCATGAAGCCGGGCCCGTTCAACGGTCCGCTCCGGCCGATCACGAAACGCCAGCCGGGCTGA
- the ptpS gene encoding putative 6-pyruvol tetrahydrobiopterin synthase (Evidence 3 : Putative function from multiple computational evidences; Product type e : enzyme), whose protein sequence is MKITQAFTFEAAHRLPNVPQTHRCHRMHGHSYRVELTVSGAVDPTSGWVVDFYDIESAFAPLLERLDHHCLNEIEGLENPTAEHIAAWIWHRAKPAIPGLSSVRIFETPYSWAEYEGD, encoded by the coding sequence ATGAAGATCACCCAGGCCTTCACCTTCGAGGCGGCCCACCGCCTGCCGAACGTGCCGCAGACCCATCGCTGCCACCGCATGCACGGGCATTCCTACCGCGTGGAGCTGACGGTCTCCGGCGCGGTCGATCCGACGAGCGGTTGGGTGGTCGATTTCTACGACATCGAGAGCGCCTTCGCGCCGCTCCTGGAGCGGCTCGACCACCATTGCCTCAATGAGATCGAGGGGCTGGAGAATCCCACTGCCGAGCATATCGCGGCCTGGATCTGGCATCGCGCCAAGCCGGCGATTCCGGGGCTTTCCAGCGTGCGGATCTTCGAGACGCCCTATTCCTGGGCCGAGTACGAGGGCGACTGA
- a CDS encoding protein of unknown function (Evidence 5 : Unknown function) yields MPDPGRDMLGSGILQPLDLIEAMVVEPLQERREGALDVVEIDHPTARRIDRAGDRQLHAVGMPVHAVAAMGLRHVRQAVGRLEGEGLGDLHRGIFTRSGTVPPRTAQRVVGGRRAHRDRGYVTTLAEMHPLSGLCSREPACGDRAGAAPSNRTDLIAWDRSDDSFEIGLGFKGRLQRAFGPDRDVEARSLPADARSAGVRPCGEHRSTNAGATVGRRQLRRPIWLGSDVTPIQAHEAASVARWGYGYHP; encoded by the coding sequence ATGCCAGATCCAGGCCGCGATATGCTCGGCAGTGGGATTCTCCAGCCCCTCGATCTCATTGAGGCAATGGTGGTCGAGCCGCTCCAGGAGCGGCGCGAAGGCGCTCTCGATGTCGTAGAAATCGACCACCCAACCGCTCGTCGGATCGACCGCGCCGGAGACCGTCAGCTCCACGCGGTAGGAATGCCCGTGCATGCGGTGGCAGCGATGGGTCTGCGGCACGTTCGGCAGGCGGTGGGCCGCCTCGAAGGTGAAGGCCTGGGTGATCTTCATCGCGGGATCTTCACGAGGTCCGGAACGGTCCCGCCGCGGACAGCGCAGCGGGTTGTCGGCGGCCGGCGGGCGCACCGAGATCGTGGATATGTCACCACATTGGCCGAAATGCACCCTCTATCCGGTCTTTGCAGCCGCGAGCCCGCGTGTGGTGATCGTGCCGGCGCGGCCCCCTCGAACCGGACCGACCTCATCGCCTGGGACCGCTCGGACGATTCGTTCGAGATCGGGCTCGGGTTCAAGGGGAGGCTGCAGAGGGCGTTCGGACCCGATCGCGACGTGGAGGCACGATCGTTACCCGCCGATGCACGCAGCGCTGGCGTCCGGCCCTGTGGCGAGCATCGATCAACGAACGCGGGTGCGACGGTGGGCCGGAGGCAGCTCCGACGCCCAATCTGGCTGGGGAGCGATGTCACGCCCATCCAGGCACACGAAGCGGCGAGCGTGGCCCGTTGGGGTTACGGCTACCATCCATAA
- a CDS encoding protein of unknown function (Evidence 5 : Unknown function), giving the protein MAWSRIRPDCIRLAALGLCFDAQSFDEPVAAPSECGLAESSYVMMQEASGEMESLDEDLMRRCGACRTVFRDRDEAAQPEP; this is encoded by the coding sequence ATGGCCTGGAGCCGTATCCGACCTGATTGCATCAGGCTGGCGGCTCTCGGTCTTTGTTTCGATGCGCAGTCTTTCGACGAACCGGTGGCCGCTCCTTCGGAATGCGGTCTGGCCGAGTCGTCTTATGTCATGATGCAGGAAGCATCAGGCGAGATGGAGAGTCTTGATGAAGATCTCATGCGTCGGTGCGGGGCCTGCCGGACTGTATTTCGCGATCGTGATGAAGCGGCGCAACCCGAACCATGA
- the exsB gene encoding Putative regulator, ATP-binding (Evidence 3 : Putative function from multiple computational evidences; Product type r : regulator): MPEDAAVAGGEAGALVLFSGGQDSATCLAWALDRFPHVETLGFDYGQRHRVELDRRAALRQGLTALDPAWGRRLGPDHTLALAALGEISDTALTRDSAIAFARDGLPNTFVPGRNLAFLTFAAALAYRRGLRHIVGGMCETDYSGYPDCRDDTIKALQVALNLGMERRFVLHTPLMWIDKAQTWALAETLGGRALVDLVVEESHTCYLGERGARHEWGYGCGTCPACDLRAKGFSRYLAARAE, translated from the coding sequence ATGCCGGAGGACGCGGCCGTGGCGGGCGGTGAGGCCGGTGCGCTGGTGCTGTTCTCCGGCGGCCAGGATTCGGCGACCTGCCTCGCCTGGGCGCTCGATCGCTTCCCGCATGTAGAGACGCTCGGCTTCGATTACGGCCAGCGCCACCGGGTCGAACTCGACCGGCGCGCGGCCCTGCGGCAGGGCCTGACCGCCCTCGATCCGGCCTGGGGACGCCGGCTCGGGCCGGATCACACGCTGGCGCTCGCCGCGCTCGGCGAAATCTCCGACACGGCGCTGACCCGCGACAGCGCCATCGCGTTCGCCCGCGACGGCCTGCCCAACACCTTCGTGCCCGGCCGCAACCTCGCCTTCCTCACCTTCGCCGCCGCGCTCGCCTACCGCCGGGGCCTGCGCCACATCGTCGGCGGCATGTGCGAGACCGACTATTCCGGCTATCCCGATTGCCGCGACGACACGATCAAGGCGCTGCAGGTTGCGCTCAACCTCGGCATGGAGCGCCGCTTCGTGCTGCACACGCCCCTGATGTGGATCGACAAGGCGCAGACCTGGGCGCTGGCCGAGACCCTGGGCGGACGCGCGCTCGTGGATCTCGTCGTCGAGGAGAGCCATACCTGCTATCTCGGCGAGCGCGGGGCGCGCCACGAATGGGGCTATGGCTGCGGCACCTGCCCGGCCTGCGACCTGCGCGCCAAAGGATTTTCGCGTTATCTCGCCGCGCGAGCGGAATAG